From the genome of Ziziphus jujuba cultivar Dongzao chromosome 4, ASM3175591v1:
TAAAAGAATATACTCCTCATTTATGATAGGAAACTGTTGAGAAAGTCTTTTGTATCAACCATATATACCAACATGAAAATCATAGGTCTGATTGTGCAacaaaaattgtaatttgggTTTAGCAGGGAGTGAAAACAAACCTGGCCTAACTCAGGATCCTGGACAACAGTACCATTACAGCAGAACTCTTTCTTAAGGTCCTTAAGTATCTTGTTATAGCTAAATTCCTTCTTCAAACCTTGCACAGTAGTCAGGCTTTTCCTACCGTTACGTTGCTGTATACGCACATGCACATACTCTTTTGAACCAGCACCTGAGTCCTCAGCATTTGCATCAGCAAAGGGATCTGCCCACCCATACAACCCAACGAAGAGAGGAATACgacttaaaatattatccaaGGCTTTCaataaatgatattattaaaaatacacCGGCtagtaggggaaaaaaaaaccaaaaagaacccaaaaaaaaaaaaaacatagcctACCAAAAGCAGATGGAATCTGATCGTCGAATTCAGACATGAAACTTGACTTTTGTAGATAGAAGCTTACG
Proteins encoded in this window:
- the LOC107417036 gene encoding protein translation factor SUI1 homolog; the protein is MSEFDDQIPSAFDPFADANAEDSGAGSKEYVHVRIQQRNGRKSLTTVQGLKKEFSYNKILKDLKKEFCCNGTVVQDPELGQVIQLQGDQRKNVSTFLVQAGIVKKEHIKIHGF